The genomic DNA cacatcgtacatcgtagagtacctttactttactttacctactatttgtaggaactgcaacagtaactttgtaatatcatatatttatatgggattacaaacttacttatgcagttcttagatctttaaaacgtgactgatattgcaatatttttaggttttccctttatgtggccattaaaccctaactctgtaccaaatttcagctctctgagtttatgggaagtactagttctattctgatgatcatgagtgagtttcataaatgcgaaactttgctttcgcttaacttcggaactaaatgacctacagacttgaaattttggattttaagtatgtgattatagcttactggatgaccaaaatttcttcgttctggtcttatccagaggttctcaaataggggcctgaaaatgcggcgaaatggttccagtaaatatggtacggcagtgtttgcttcgcgctcgacttggcgggggcactgccgtgccccccgataaatCTTACCTACTTTACCAAATCGGAGTACAGTGGgcaaaaatgtgacgtcccatgggtaaaggtaccttatggcggttggcgcttacgctattattaacaccgctccaatattattgcggcgctatgcgacgtaagcgccagccgccataaggtaccttttgccgtggaacgtcacaaataataaaagaaacgtggtggtactggtgctcgtcgcggtcccagtacatgtcatcttgaaacttaagtcattgtcaatagaggtgacagcagggtgtcatctattaggCATTAGCGTGTCGAGCACTAGGACCACCAGCTTAAATGCATTAAAATGTAGTAGTGTTgtagttttattaaaaaaattggtgGATATATTGAGTTCCTTGTTCTATAGTTTCTATACAGTTTACTGTATGTCCTTGTACTACAAAGTCTTCCTCTGAGAACGTATGATATTTCGCTACAACTTACTTAGTTTATCTAAATCTCACGAAAAAGACTACAATGAGCtattcttttttaaaatatctaGTGATAATGTTATTAACCatacatcgtaaattttatagcattttcggtgcagcggagtggtgttaacggactTGATATAAAACAATTTCAACAATTAGCTTTGATTAAATATGTtcatatcttcttcttcttcctggcgttatcccggcattttgccacggctcatgggagcctggggtccgcttgacaactaatcccatgatttgacgtaggcactagtttttacgaaagcgactgccatctgaccttccaacccagaggggaaactaggccttattgggattagtccggtttcctcacgatgttttccttcaccgaaaagcgactggcaaatatcaaatgataattcgtacataagttccgaaaaactcattggtacgagccggggtttgaacccgcgacctccggattgaaagtcgcacgctcttaccgctaggccaccagcgcttaaatATGTTCatatattaaccttaatttaccatttccgttggaattatctatatcaattccgttaacaccactccgctgcaccaaaaatgctataaaatttacgtcGTCTGGTTATAACTACCGTAGACCGGGGTGACTTTGGAAAatttggggttactttgatagaatTAAAACGGCCATAGAATTaccattattcattatttactgaaaaTGTTCCTGGAACTAGTTAGATTACTATATTATATTGATATTCACCTACCGTAAAAACTCtcgcataaatatatattatggcttaaaaactaGAATTTTAAAGTCGCCCCTGCATTTGAAAGTCACCCCGTTCTACCGTACCTAAACTGTTTAGGGTGACCATTTTGACCTCCCGCCAGTTAGGATAACAATATCttaatattcataatattctCGCGCCTCTATTGTTGTTTTTTCATCTATATTGACCCTGGATTAGTGATAGACATTTGATATAGTACAGTAAGAAATTACGCTGTTATTGTGTATTACGTATCTTTTCCAACATGCTAAAAAGGGTATCAGGTTTGATATGGCATGGCGCCATtaatttattacgtaagacgaTTTTTGCCAATTTTGACGCCTTCCTTCCCCTATGTTTGAAAAAACGAGAAAAGCCTGACTCCTTCACCCTATATTAGTTATATATATTACGTAAGAATCTAAACTATCTAAAGAGAAAAACGTATGTACACGTTTGGTTTGTTTACAAAAAGAGATAAtgtttttccacttctaaataGTTTCCATTCTTACAAGATTTTTTAGTAGATATATTATtgacacaatgaaaaactaggtttataggtttttcaaaatttgcaataagtactattttttttaatgagatACCTATAAACCTAGAAtaaggtacttgcgcctaataaggccaacttttaattttattttttcatttttgatatgaacttgcaattttgtctatggtactaaccattctaaccaaacatgggcgagaaatttaaactcatttacacttataaaagtatgaaattttgaaattgagcaagctttaaaactgggccttattaggtgcaagtaccttatattatgctgaagcgatcgacatcaaaatcaaaatgaTATGTTAAGATTTAGTTATTGGAAACCGTTTTCCCCAGaaatggaaattgtatgaaaaagacCTTTTGTCAGTAgttatacttccctcttaatgTTTCAGGTAAACTCGAAGAATCCAAAAAAGTCCTCATCTTCCTTCGATGTTCAGAACATCAAGCCAACGAAGAACTAAAGGCGTACTCAGCAAACAAAACTGACAAAAAATTAAGCCCCCTGACCGCTTTCTTGGACAAAATGTTCCTAAAAAGTCTTATAAAGCCTTGTTGTACAAGTATATTAGTATTCCTAATTGGATATAACTGTGTGGCGACGTATCTGCAGACGATTTTAGACATTACGCGAACGAGCGTAAGGTCGGAAGTGGCGTCTGGTATAATTGGTGCTATACAACTTGTGGCCAGTTTTTCGACTATGTTGCTTACAGATAGGTTTGGAAGGAAACCCATTTTGGTGACGACTTTGCTTGGTTTTACTGTTGGTATGGTAAGTTTTACTACTGATAtagataagattttttttttaatagcttgAAAATTTTTCGTAGGTTAATCTTTAGTAGGTTTAACCCGGGGAGGAAATGAAGAGCAGTGGTCTCCTTCTGCGAAGAAATCATGTCGCAGAAGGAGGAAGCGGAGAGGGTGCGAGAAGCGGCTGCTGATGCGCGCGCGCTTCCTCGCCATATACATACtgatatcacagaataaataatagtaccatggtataataatatactccgcctggtactgtcttcccgtcttttcgtggtcacgtgacggacacaagcctacgtcatcatgcgacagcgctatatgataatatgcgatagcgctatatatagcggccatgttattgtgacgaaggcttgtgtcactctgggaagagaagaccatgttttattagactatgaatagtactaggtaggtacaaaagaagacttcactctctaacaaaacgcgtctgttacgatcaggacaggtatggccgctaggtggcgacagcgccacgtgcggcttatggctagccaccaaaattggtgtggaacggatgtacctacttttagttacctgtagcaaagATATGCAGTCGGTAAATTTCCAAAATTGCGAAACATTCGTGAACTTCTTTAAGTCGAAATTTTCcatttcaaaaattatatattttggaCCGTTGGATACCTTTGTTTTCTGTGAATTTTTCTTGAAATTTTCGAGTACTTTTCCGAATTTTGGGAATCTTTCCGCAACGAGTACAATCGTACTCCTATAGTATCCTAGATTTGCGTtggttttataattatatttattgtttttaatatttcttcAGGTTGGACTTGGAACATTTTTCAAGCTGACAGAGACGGACACAAAAGTATCCGGGTTCTTGAACTTTTTACCGCTAATATCTTTGATAATCGTCGTATATTGCTACAGTGCAGGTAATTGTTCAAACTAGTTTATGAGAGATTATTACAAATGTAGGTATTCAAATTTACAGTAGTCAAATTATACATTAAAAACGCAAAGCGTGATGTCTCTATTACAGCATTTTGTTTGCGCGTTTCTGGACATAATATGCCTCATTTGAATTAACGTCAAACTTAATATAAACTTCTTCATAAAAAGACCTTTAGTgacgcttaacttcaaactaggataaatccattcgacccacgtaacaaatatctaccctattacatTTTCTAAAAACTTACCAAAATcacataatctgacagatggatttatcCGACTTTGGAGTTAAGCGACACTTTTGaacttttgacatttgcggcagcagTGCATGCAGTCTACAGCAATGTCGCGCATACTGCAGCAATAACGCTGGTGTCTGAACTGAATCCGAACGATATCTTAAGACCCAGGTTCAAAACAGAAGTCCCGTTGCATAAAACACCAATTTTGTTGAAATTCTGAATATCCTGTTGCATAATAACCATATCTTCAACTTCCAGGCCCGTCGTCCCTTTTCTGGCTGCTTATAGCGGAACTCTTCGACGACCGTTCCCGAGGCATCGGATCCACCACTGCCCTCTTCATAGGCGCCGTACCCGGCTTCCTAACAATCCGATACTTTTCTTCCTTGGTCGACTCCATTGGCGCGGCGCCGACATTTTGGATTTCTGGAATGATCTCTGTAATACTAGCTGGGTTTATAGCATTCGGAGTGCCGGAGACTAGTGGGAAGAATTTTGCGGAGATTCAGTATGAGTTGAGGAATACAGTTAAAAAAAcatagtaccgtaaaacggggtgagtaggtttcgcggggagagttgggttatgaatggggagagaaggtttgagaggggggtgagaagggattttaaggctactgctacaaaaacaatgtattccaatttaaaatgg from Cydia fagiglandana chromosome 21, ilCydFagi1.1, whole genome shotgun sequence includes the following:
- the LOC134675362 gene encoding facilitated trehalose transporter Tret1-like, whose amino-acid sequence is MTLVQCDINLNCLSLGLGASWASPVLVKLANSSETVLLHPLTPDDASWIGSIGLLTAAVGFIVAYTLIDYIGRKHCAILSAIFSTVSAILCLFANEVWMIMLGRAINGLFEGIILGVVPVYASEIASKEVRGALGVMLQIFSSLGAVIMLGVGPFISYFSLNLMVTVFVILTSIPTIFLPDSPSFLFSKGKLEESKKVLIFLRCSEHQANEELKAYSANKTDKKLSPLTAFLDKMFLKSLIKPCCTSILVFLIGYNCVATYLQTILDITRTSVRSEVASGIIGAIQLVASFSTMLLTDRFGRKPILVTTLLGFTVGMVGLGTFFKLTETDTKVSGFLNFLPLISLIIVVYCYSAGPSSLFWLLIAELFDDRSRGIGSTTALFIGAVPGFLTIRYFSSLVDSIGAAPTFWISGMISVILAGFIAFGVPETSGKNFAEIQYELRNTVKKT